In Streptomyces sclerotialus, one genomic interval encodes:
- a CDS encoding glycosyltransferase family 4 protein has protein sequence MTIRFLLLNAYAVGGTVRTVVNQANALAAAGHDVEVVSVHRHRADPRFPLRPDVRLHPLVDGTDPPSRWTRPLAYYRQHRPSRLVPEAEVRHDRFSRLTDRRIVRYLRSLRGGVLITTRPALNLLSARYTPSSVVRVGQEHLHYSHHKPELAREIDRWYRRLDAVTVLTEADEDAYRQRLGDGGVRVACIPNPLSEEGTPRPSALDRPLVVAAGRLVKGKGFAKLIKAFEPVAQAHPEWQLRIFGAGPEHDRLRKLIHDRHLYNHVYLMGATQEFDRELAKAAVFALASRREGFGMVLAEAMSHGIPPVSFDCPHGPREIITDGQDGLLVPPGDIEGLTAALTRLVEDASLRRKLGGHAAESARRYAPDRIRARWEELLADLLAAKEGGRRPAGAGAPYRL, from the coding sequence ATGACGATCCGCTTCCTGCTGCTCAACGCCTACGCGGTCGGCGGCACCGTCCGTACCGTCGTCAACCAGGCCAACGCGCTCGCCGCCGCCGGCCACGACGTCGAAGTCGTGAGCGTCCACCGGCACCGCGCCGACCCCCGGTTCCCGCTGCGCCCGGACGTCCGGCTGCATCCGCTGGTCGACGGCACGGACCCGCCGTCCCGCTGGACGCGCCCGCTGGCGTACTACCGGCAGCACCGCCCCAGCCGGCTCGTACCGGAGGCCGAGGTCCGCCACGACCGGTTCAGCCGCCTCACCGACCGGCGCATCGTGCGTTACCTGCGCTCCCTCCGCGGCGGCGTACTGATCACCACCCGGCCCGCCCTCAATCTCCTCTCCGCCCGCTACACACCGTCCTCCGTCGTCCGCGTCGGCCAGGAACACCTGCACTACTCCCACCACAAGCCGGAGCTCGCCCGCGAGATCGACCGGTGGTACCGGCGGCTGGACGCGGTGACCGTGCTGACCGAGGCCGACGAGGACGCCTACCGGCAGCGGCTCGGCGACGGCGGCGTGCGCGTCGCCTGCATCCCCAACCCCCTCTCCGAAGAAGGCACCCCGCGGCCCTCCGCCCTCGACCGGCCGCTCGTCGTCGCCGCCGGCCGGCTCGTCAAGGGAAAGGGCTTCGCGAAGCTCATCAAGGCCTTCGAGCCCGTCGCCCAGGCGCACCCCGAATGGCAGCTGCGCATCTTCGGGGCGGGCCCGGAACACGACCGGCTGCGGAAGCTCATCCACGACCGGCACCTCTACAACCACGTCTATCTGATGGGCGCCACCCAGGAGTTCGACCGGGAGCTCGCCAAGGCCGCCGTCTTCGCCCTCGCCTCCCGGCGCGAGGGGTTCGGCATGGTGCTGGCCGAGGCGATGAGCCACGGCATCCCGCCGGTCAGCTTCGACTGCCCGCACGGCCCCCGCGAGATCATCACCGACGGCCAGGACGGCCTCCTCGTACCGCCGGGTGACATCGAGGGGCTGACCGCCGCGCTCACCCGGCTCGTCGAGGACGCGAGCCTGCGCAGGAAGCTCGGCGGACACGCCGCCGAATCGGCCCGCCGCTACGCCCCCGACCGCATCCGCGCCCGGTGGGAAGAGCTCCTGGCGGACCTGCTCGCCGCGAAGGAGGGCGGGAGGCGGCCGGCCGGCGCGGGCGCGCCCTACCGGCTGTAG
- a CDS encoding BlaI/MecI/CopY family transcriptional regulator — translation MSGSSPRGRGERRSAGMLESEVLAALWATQEPLTPAEVQAAIGGDLAYNTIHTILKRLHDKALVVRDAGGRRGAYRPAKNAAELTAEMMHQALDKGPDPIAALEQFVTGLTPEEEAALRRFLTARGSGH, via the coding sequence ATGTCAGGGAGCAGCCCTCGTGGCCGAGGGGAACGACGCAGCGCCGGGATGCTGGAGAGCGAGGTCCTGGCCGCCCTGTGGGCGACCCAGGAACCGCTGACCCCGGCGGAGGTGCAGGCCGCGATCGGCGGTGACCTCGCGTACAACACCATCCACACGATCCTGAAGCGGCTGCACGACAAGGCCCTGGTCGTACGGGACGCCGGGGGCCGGCGCGGCGCCTACCGGCCGGCCAAGAACGCCGCGGAGCTGACCGCCGAGATGATGCACCAGGCCCTCGACAAGGGGCCCGACCCGATCGCGGCGCTGGAACAGTTCGTCACCGGTCTCACCCCCGAGGAGGAGGCCGCCCTGCGACGGTTCCTGACGGCGAGGGGCAGCGGCCACTGA
- a CDS encoding DUF418 domain-containing protein codes for MPPRNPSGPRDVPPGGRPATAAPDSPSPPGAGSGAGTGTARLIGVDLARGLAVLGMFAAHVGPDPSDGGPVGFLMELARGRSSALFALLAGFSIVLITGRPEPRTGRAGRQAMTRVLIRAAVLLALGTALTALDTSIDVILAYYALAFVVALPLYRLGAAALATIAAATALVLPQDLFLLKMWIAESSWGDTVNSHDPLRAVNGYDGVMDLLFTGSYPVLTWIPFLIAGMAVARLDLSRAVVRVRLAYTGAALAVLGYGGSWLALRLIPNAQAAVAAGSDGDSPSAAWWSDAVGEPTLLFQEWLLVAAPHSQTTPSVLGNTGVALLVVAGCLIGLDRLPGLRRAAAPVIAVGAMSLSAYVLHIVAIRVLGTEDMSDASEPLVLLGFAAGVMLPAVVWKRLFRRGPLEYLLYRATRPARLVR; via the coding sequence ATGCCGCCGCGCAACCCCTCGGGGCCGCGGGACGTGCCCCCGGGCGGCCGGCCGGCCACGGCCGCACCTGACAGCCCGTCACCACCCGGTGCCGGCTCCGGTGCCGGTACCGGCACCGCCCGGCTGATCGGCGTCGATCTCGCCCGCGGCCTCGCGGTGCTGGGCATGTTCGCGGCCCACGTGGGCCCCGACCCCTCCGACGGCGGCCCGGTGGGCTTTCTCATGGAGCTCGCGCGCGGCCGTTCCTCCGCCCTCTTCGCACTGCTCGCCGGCTTCTCGATCGTCCTGATCACCGGCCGCCCCGAACCCCGCACCGGACGGGCCGGCCGCCAGGCCATGACGAGGGTCCTGATCCGCGCCGCCGTCCTGCTGGCCCTGGGCACCGCGCTCACCGCGCTGGACACCTCGATCGACGTGATCCTCGCCTACTACGCGCTGGCGTTCGTCGTGGCGCTCCCCCTGTACCGGCTCGGCGCCGCCGCCCTCGCGACGATCGCCGCCGCGACCGCGCTGGTCCTCCCCCAGGACCTCTTCCTGCTCAAGATGTGGATCGCCGAGAGCAGCTGGGGCGACACCGTGAACTCCCACGACCCGCTGCGCGCGGTCAACGGTTACGACGGCGTCATGGACCTGCTGTTCACCGGCTCCTACCCGGTGCTGACCTGGATTCCGTTCCTGATAGCGGGCATGGCCGTGGCCCGGCTCGACCTCTCCCGGGCCGTCGTGCGCGTCCGGCTCGCGTACACGGGCGCGGCGCTCGCGGTGCTCGGTTACGGCGGTTCCTGGCTGGCCCTGCGACTGATCCCGAACGCGCAGGCCGCCGTCGCCGCGGGCTCGGACGGCGACTCCCCGTCCGCCGCCTGGTGGTCCGACGCCGTCGGCGAACCCACCCTCCTCTTCCAGGAATGGCTGCTGGTGGCCGCGCCGCACAGCCAGACCACCCCGTCGGTCCTGGGCAACACCGGCGTGGCGCTGCTCGTGGTGGCCGGGTGCCTCATCGGCCTGGACCGGCTGCCGGGCCTGCGGCGAGCGGCCGCACCGGTCATCGCGGTCGGTGCGATGTCCCTGTCGGCGTACGTGCTGCACATCGTGGCCATCCGGGTGCTGGGCACCGAGGACATGTCCGACGCCAGTGAGCCGCTGGTGCTGCTGGGCTTCGCCGCGGGCGTGATGCTGCCGGCCGTGGTGTGGAAACGGCTGTTCCGGCGGGGGCCCCTGGAGTACCTGCTGTACCGCGCCACCCGGCCGGCACGCCTGGTGCGGTGA
- a CDS encoding glycosyltransferase: MRILFTAQASYSHLAPLVLPAAESARRAGHEVAVATGGAVADHIEKRGLTALRLPNVVGMQEALQQGGVRPPVDLRRFGKVTIELEPEFFARAFVGQLAGPAARDLIDVARDWRPDLILHESTEFGGYLAGERLGIPHGVLDIAPMAPYDHPAVTEELNKHRADLGLDRITDPWHAFRTFRAGVVPEDFYPEANRLPSARHYRVPAPAAEEILDPEIARLPADRPLVLATLGSNATHFPGGGALPLLDAIIEALGDLPVTGVVALGANTDPREWRGARAANVHLTSFVQQELLLRSSDAFLTHAGFNGTREALAAGVPMVAVPLFAEQSRNAARLQEIGVGRRVDAQDATPESLAAAVGEVLADRVCRARARSLQRRSHALPGLDRLVADAVAATAGAN; this comes from the coding sequence ATGCGCATCCTTTTCACCGCCCAGGCCAGCTACTCGCACCTCGCTCCGCTGGTGCTGCCGGCGGCCGAGAGCGCCCGCCGGGCGGGCCACGAGGTGGCCGTCGCCACCGGCGGCGCCGTCGCGGACCACATCGAGAAGCGCGGGCTGACCGCGCTGCGGCTGCCGAACGTGGTGGGGATGCAGGAGGCGCTGCAACAGGGCGGCGTCCGGCCGCCCGTCGACCTGCGCCGGTTCGGCAAGGTCACCATCGAGCTGGAGCCGGAGTTCTTCGCGCGGGCCTTCGTCGGGCAGCTGGCCGGCCCCGCGGCGCGCGACCTGATCGACGTGGCCCGCGACTGGCGCCCCGACCTGATCCTCCACGAGTCCACCGAGTTCGGCGGCTACCTGGCCGGCGAACGGCTCGGCATCCCGCACGGCGTGCTGGACATCGCCCCGATGGCACCGTACGACCACCCGGCCGTCACCGAAGAACTCAACAAGCACCGCGCCGACCTCGGCCTGGACCGGATCACCGACCCCTGGCACGCCTTCCGCACCTTCCGGGCCGGCGTCGTACCGGAGGACTTCTACCCCGAGGCGAACCGGCTGCCCAGCGCCCGCCACTACCGCGTACCCGCGCCCGCTGCCGAGGAGATCCTCGACCCGGAGATCGCCCGGCTCCCCGCCGACCGCCCGCTCGTCCTGGCCACGCTGGGCTCGAACGCCACCCACTTCCCCGGCGGCGGCGCGCTCCCGCTCCTCGACGCCATCATCGAGGCCCTCGGGGACCTCCCCGTCACCGGCGTCGTCGCGCTCGGCGCCAACACCGACCCGCGGGAGTGGCGGGGCGCCCGTGCCGCCAACGTGCACCTGACCTCGTTCGTCCAGCAGGAGCTGCTCCTCCGGTCCAGCGACGCGTTCCTCACGCACGCCGGGTTCAACGGAACCCGCGAAGCGCTGGCGGCCGGCGTTCCCATGGTGGCCGTACCGCTCTTCGCCGAGCAGTCGCGCAACGCGGCGCGGCTGCAGGAGATCGGCGTCGGCCGGCGGGTCGACGCCCAGGACGCCACGCCCGAGTCGCTGGCCGCGGCGGTAGGGGAGGTGCTGGCGGACCGCGTCTGCCGTGCCCGTGCCCGGTCCCTCCAGCGCCGCTCCCACGCCCTCCCGGGCCTGGACCGGCTCGTCGCGGACGCGGTGGCCGCCACGGCGGGGGCGAACTGA
- a CDS encoding MFS transporter, producing the protein MIVRHDAGRRPGYPAAAAVFAVGMAGTTLPTPLYGLYRQELGFSELMVTVVFAVYAIGVITVLLLAGNYSDRVGRRPVLLAALAFSALSAVCFLSEGGLPLLFAGRLLSGFSAGLFSGAATAAVLELAPEERKSRAGFAAAAANMGGLGCGPLLAGILAQYAPWPLSLPYLAHLALLVAACVLVLLLPETVAHPERWPGLQPQGIVVPSEARAVFAPSALAAFAGFSLLGLFTAVAPTFVSETLGVADLAVSGAVVFSVFLGSTAGQSLTEKLGARRALPYGCLVLVAGLALVAASLTAESLPLLIIGAVCGGLGQGLAFRAALTSVAAAAPAEHRGGTISTFFVVAYTGISLPVVGVGALTLALGLRGAGLTFTACVAVLAACTGGYLLRRPLPEGGDPSHAPL; encoded by the coding sequence ATGATCGTTCGTCACGACGCGGGCCGCCGCCCCGGGTACCCGGCAGCGGCGGCCGTCTTCGCCGTGGGCATGGCGGGCACCACGCTGCCCACCCCGCTCTACGGGCTGTACCGCCAGGAGCTCGGCTTCTCGGAGCTGATGGTGACGGTGGTGTTCGCCGTCTACGCGATCGGCGTCATCACCGTCCTGCTGCTCGCGGGCAACTACTCCGACCGTGTCGGCCGCCGCCCCGTACTGCTCGCGGCGCTTGCCTTCTCGGCGCTCAGCGCGGTGTGCTTCCTGAGCGAGGGCGGCCTGCCGCTGCTCTTCGCCGGACGACTGCTCTCCGGCTTCTCGGCGGGGCTGTTCAGCGGCGCGGCCACGGCAGCGGTGCTCGAACTGGCGCCGGAGGAACGGAAGTCACGCGCCGGATTCGCCGCCGCAGCCGCCAACATGGGCGGCCTCGGCTGCGGCCCGCTGCTCGCCGGCATCCTCGCCCAGTACGCCCCGTGGCCGCTCAGCCTGCCCTACCTGGCACACCTCGCCCTGCTCGTGGCGGCGTGCGTACTGGTCCTGCTGCTGCCCGAGACCGTCGCACACCCCGAGCGGTGGCCGGGCCTCCAGCCACAGGGCATCGTCGTACCGTCCGAGGCGCGCGCGGTCTTCGCGCCCTCGGCCCTCGCGGCCTTCGCCGGCTTCTCACTGCTGGGACTCTTCACGGCGGTGGCCCCCACCTTCGTGTCCGAGACGCTGGGCGTGGCCGACCTCGCCGTGTCCGGCGCTGTCGTCTTCTCGGTCTTCCTGGGCTCGACGGCCGGGCAGTCGCTGACGGAGAAGCTCGGCGCGCGCCGGGCGCTCCCGTACGGCTGTCTGGTCCTCGTGGCCGGCCTCGCACTCGTGGCGGCCTCGCTCACCGCCGAGTCCCTGCCGCTCCTCATCATCGGCGCCGTGTGCGGCGGCCTCGGCCAGGGACTCGCCTTCCGCGCGGCCCTGACGTCCGTGGCCGCCGCCGCGCCGGCCGAGCACCGCGGCGGCACGATCTCCACCTTCTTCGTGGTCGCCTACACCGGGATCTCCCTTCCGGTGGTCGGCGTCGGCGCCCTCACCCTCGCCCTGGGCCTCCGCGGGGCCGGCCTCACCTTCACGGCCTGCGTAGCCGTACTGGCAGCCTGCACGGGCGGCTACCTGCTCCGCAGGCCACTACCCGAGGGCGGGGACCCCTCGCATGCGCCGCTTTGA
- a CDS encoding bifunctional helix-turn-helix transcriptional regulator/GNAT family N-acetyltransferase, which translates to MTAEQVEQVRRFNRTVAERVGVLHDSYLGSARPYGQARLLWEIGDGDGGGEEGTHDVRGLRARLGLDSGYVSRLLRALERDGLITLEPHPHDRRVRTVRLTEAGRAERALLDDRSDALATSLLDPLDARQRDRLTSAMAEVERLLTASLVSVDVLDPGHPDAVHCLRSYATELQELFEGGFDPAHSLLPDPGELRAPRGLFLVARLHGEPVGCAGLKLPAGAPAEIKRLWVCPGTRGLGLARRLLSELEERAARHGSDLVRLDTNKALKAATGLYRNSGYTEVPAFNDEPYAHHWFEKRLIP; encoded by the coding sequence ATGACGGCGGAGCAAGTGGAGCAGGTACGGCGCTTCAACCGGACAGTCGCCGAGCGCGTGGGAGTACTGCACGACTCCTACCTGGGCAGCGCACGCCCCTACGGGCAGGCCCGCCTGCTCTGGGAGATCGGCGACGGCGACGGCGGCGGCGAAGAGGGCACGCACGACGTCCGCGGCCTACGGGCCCGGCTCGGCCTGGACTCCGGCTACGTGAGCCGGCTGCTGCGGGCACTGGAGCGCGACGGCCTCATCACCCTCGAGCCCCACCCCCACGACCGGCGGGTGCGCACCGTACGGCTGACCGAGGCCGGGCGCGCGGAGCGGGCCCTTCTCGACGACCGCAGCGACGCACTCGCCACCTCGCTCCTCGACCCGCTCGATGCCCGGCAGCGGGACCGGCTGACCTCGGCCATGGCAGAGGTCGAGCGGCTGCTGACCGCCTCGCTGGTCTCCGTGGACGTGCTCGACCCCGGCCACCCGGACGCCGTGCACTGTCTGCGGTCCTACGCCACCGAACTGCAGGAGCTCTTCGAGGGCGGCTTCGACCCCGCCCACAGCCTGCTGCCCGACCCGGGCGAACTGCGCGCGCCACGCGGCCTGTTCCTCGTCGCCCGGCTGCACGGCGAGCCGGTGGGCTGCGCCGGGCTCAAGCTGCCGGCCGGAGCACCCGCCGAGATCAAGCGGCTGTGGGTCTGCCCCGGCACCCGGGGCCTCGGCCTGGCCCGGCGCCTGCTGTCCGAACTCGAGGAACGCGCCGCCCGGCACGGCAGCGACCTGGTACGACTCGACACCAACAAAGCCCTGAAGGCCGCCACCGGCCTGTACCGCAACAGCGGATACACCGAGGTCCCCGCCTTCAACGACGAGCCTTACGCCCACCACTGGTTCGAGAAACGGCTCATCCCTTGA
- a CDS encoding DUF899 family protein: MPVDQEAAMRQTHLTGESAEYTSAREKLREAEIDLMRHREQVAEMRRRLPLGPVVEDYVFEEGPADLNAGDTPVQTVRLSQLFTRPDRDLVVYHLMYGKQQTQPCPMCTMWIDGFNGIAHHIAQNVDLVIVAAADPPALRAHARSRRWTNLRLLSAGATSFKYDLGSEDAEGNQDSTVSVFTRDSDGAVRHFYSAHPRMSDDIEERGIDLLAPVWHLLDLTRGGRGDWRAALNY, encoded by the coding sequence ATGCCGGTCGACCAGGAGGCAGCGATGCGTCAGACCCATCTCACCGGGGAGTCGGCTGAGTACACCAGTGCGCGCGAGAAGCTGCGCGAAGCCGAGATCGACCTGATGCGCCATCGCGAACAGGTCGCTGAGATGCGCCGCCGGCTGCCACTGGGTCCTGTCGTCGAGGACTACGTGTTCGAGGAAGGCCCCGCGGATCTGAACGCCGGTGACACGCCGGTACAGACCGTGCGACTGAGCCAGTTGTTCACCCGGCCCGATCGCGATCTGGTCGTCTACCACCTCATGTACGGCAAACAGCAGACGCAGCCCTGTCCCATGTGCACGATGTGGATCGACGGTTTCAACGGAATCGCCCACCACATCGCGCAGAACGTGGACCTCGTGATCGTCGCGGCGGCCGATCCGCCCGCTCTGCGCGCGCACGCCCGGAGCCGGCGGTGGACGAACCTGCGTCTGCTCAGTGCCGGAGCGACCTCCTTCAAGTACGACCTCGGCAGCGAGGACGCCGAGGGCAACCAGGACTCGACCGTGTCGGTGTTCACCCGCGACAGCGACGGAGCGGTGCGCCACTTCTACTCGGCCCACCCGAGGATGTCCGACGACATCGAAGAGCGCGGCATCGACCTGCTCGCCCCGGTGTGGCACCTCCTCGACCTCACCCGCGGAGGCCGCGGCGATTGGCGTGCCGCGCTCAACTACTAG
- a CDS encoding YkvA family protein, which translates to MSTWCTWLSVSLAVAGGLLLLWLLALAALALVRPRGNLLTEAVRLLPDLLRLIPRLARDRTLPRGVRIRLWLLLGYLAMPLDVVPDFIPVLGYADDAIVVAVVLRSVVRHAGADALTRHWPGTDDGLDAVRRLAGLPTTTTQ; encoded by the coding sequence GTGAGCACCTGGTGCACCTGGCTGTCCGTATCCCTGGCCGTCGCCGGCGGGCTGCTTCTGCTCTGGCTGCTCGCCTTGGCGGCCCTGGCCCTCGTCCGCCCCCGCGGCAACCTGCTCACCGAGGCCGTCCGGCTGCTGCCCGACCTGCTGCGGCTCATCCCCCGCCTCGCCCGCGACCGGACCCTCCCCCGTGGCGTGCGCATCCGGCTGTGGCTGCTGCTCGGCTACCTGGCGATGCCCCTCGACGTGGTGCCGGACTTCATCCCCGTCCTGGGCTACGCGGATGACGCCATCGTGGTCGCCGTCGTGCTGCGCTCGGTCGTCCGCCATGCCGGAGCGGACGCGCTGACCCGCCACTGGCCCGGCACCGACGACGGACTCGACGCCGTACGCCGCCTGGCCGGCCTGCCCACCACCACAACTCAATAG
- a CDS encoding DUF3618 domain-containing protein, with product MGTTPDELRQEADATRTHLTQTVDQLADRVSPPRVARRKAGAARDRLSTIKDKVMGTSGPGGPMAGEKVGEKVRGATEQLTQQAKEVPERLGDQAQQAPARIRAQTQGSPLAAGLIAFGAGMLTGALFPATPVEERMGREVRDRSEDLVQPLKETAQEAARNVREQLREPARQAASAVQESAEEAGRSTKEQAKESGREAGEEIRRTGRRTTGEAGREPEGP from the coding sequence ATGGGCACGACACCCGACGAGCTGAGGCAGGAAGCCGACGCCACACGCACGCACCTCACGCAGACCGTGGACCAGCTGGCCGATCGGGTGAGTCCGCCGCGGGTGGCCCGCCGGAAGGCCGGGGCCGCGCGCGACCGGCTCAGCACGATCAAAGACAAGGTGATGGGCACGTCCGGGCCCGGCGGCCCGATGGCGGGCGAGAAGGTGGGCGAGAAGGTACGCGGCGCCACGGAACAGCTGACCCAGCAGGCCAAGGAGGTGCCCGAGCGCCTCGGGGACCAGGCCCAGCAGGCACCCGCGCGGATCCGTGCGCAGACCCAGGGCAGTCCGCTGGCCGCCGGACTGATCGCGTTCGGGGCCGGCATGCTCACCGGCGCACTGTTCCCGGCGACGCCCGTGGAGGAGCGGATGGGGCGGGAGGTCCGCGACCGCTCCGAGGACCTGGTGCAGCCGCTGAAGGAGACGGCGCAGGAGGCCGCCCGGAACGTACGCGAGCAGCTGCGCGAGCCTGCCCGCCAGGCCGCCTCAGCCGTGCAGGAATCCGCGGAGGAGGCCGGCCGGTCCACCAAGGAGCAGGCCAAGGAGTCGGGTCGGGAGGCCGGCGAAGAGATCCGCCGGACCGGCCGCCGCACCACTGGTGAGGCCGGCCGCGAGCCCGAAGGCCCGTAA
- a CDS encoding phage holin family protein: protein MSGRRPGQPGTPRSGDAGQREPRSGPPADRTTRPVPRPGTPAEPEHETGGTGRPTTEHESGGTGRPTTERDTSSSVGELISDVTSDLARLVGNELALAKAELKEEGRKAGRAAGMYGSAGYAVGLALLLASLAAVYGLAHVIGLAWAALVMAAVWAVAGAALYAAGRRRMRSVQPTPERAKDSLREDVKWARHPTS, encoded by the coding sequence GTGTCCGGTCGACGCCCCGGACAGCCGGGGACGCCTCGGTCCGGTGACGCCGGGCAGCGCGAACCGCGGTCCGGCCCTCCGGCGGACCGCACCACCCGGCCGGTCCCCCGGCCCGGCACGCCGGCCGAGCCGGAGCACGAGACCGGCGGTACCGGGCGGCCCACCACGGAGCACGAATCCGGCGGTACCGGGCGGCCCACCACGGAGCGCGATACGTCGTCCTCGGTGGGCGAGCTGATCAGTGATGTCACCAGCGACCTGGCGCGGCTGGTCGGCAACGAGCTGGCGCTCGCCAAGGCGGAGCTCAAGGAAGAGGGCAGGAAGGCGGGCCGGGCCGCGGGCATGTACGGCAGTGCGGGGTATGCGGTCGGCCTCGCGCTGCTCCTGGCCAGCCTGGCGGCCGTCTACGGTCTCGCGCACGTCATCGGCCTCGCCTGGGCCGCCTTGGTGATGGCCGCCGTGTGGGCGGTGGCCGGCGCGGCCCTCTACGCGGCGGGCCGCCGGCGGATGCGTTCCGTCCAGCCGACGCCCGAACGGGCGAAGGATTCCCTCAGGGAGGACGTGAAATGGGCACGACACCCGACGAGCTGA
- a CDS encoding GNAT family N-acetyltransferase: MDQTSVCADGYEFAAPDSWDRFSDTVALAYGGYDAASAYQDVLAAVFEPQRSLLAHRGGRTCATLAVYSLDMGVPGGRRPVAGISYVTADPGHRRRGLMRGLMVRTFARLHERGEEPVAALHTTEPAIYGRFGFGSATRAIHLRIPRHARDMTHPYDEPPLPVRVVDPAECVADIARIHQGAPDRRPGAFHRDDAWTRRALLDLPERRGKAGRLLCVLAEDRGESSRPRGYALYSLTARWEDSYPRYDVHVRELFAEDPLAYTSVWRALLDIDLAGAVHADRPVDDPVLALLADPRSAVPVVRDQLYVRVVDLGRALRERGYAAEADVVIEVADTDCPWNQGRWRLRTGVDGGDCARTTAAADLSLSAWELGAVYLGGTSLKQLAAAGRVTEHRAGAVAATTHAFHHDPAPFCPMLF; encoded by the coding sequence ATGGATCAGACGTCCGTGTGTGCCGATGGGTACGAATTCGCCGCCCCGGATTCCTGGGACCGTTTTTCCGACACGGTGGCACTGGCTTACGGCGGATACGACGCCGCCTCCGCGTATCAGGACGTGCTCGCCGCGGTGTTCGAGCCACAACGCTCGCTGCTCGCGCACCGCGGAGGCCGCACCTGCGCCACGCTCGCCGTCTACTCCCTCGACATGGGCGTGCCTGGCGGCCGACGCCCCGTCGCCGGCATCAGCTATGTCACCGCGGACCCCGGACATCGGCGCCGCGGTCTGATGCGCGGTCTGATGGTGCGCACGTTCGCCCGCCTGCACGAGCGCGGCGAGGAGCCCGTCGCCGCCCTGCACACCACCGAACCGGCGATTTACGGACGCTTCGGGTTCGGCAGCGCCACCCGCGCGATCCACCTGCGGATTCCGCGCCATGCCCGCGACATGACGCACCCGTACGATGAACCGCCGCTGCCCGTACGCGTCGTGGACCCCGCGGAGTGCGTCGCGGACATCGCGCGCATCCACCAAGGCGCGCCGGACCGGCGTCCCGGAGCCTTCCACCGCGACGATGCGTGGACCCGTCGCGCCTTGTTGGACCTGCCCGAACGCCGCGGCAAGGCAGGCCGCCTGTTGTGCGTGCTCGCCGAGGACCGGGGCGAGAGCAGCCGACCGCGCGGATACGCGCTGTACTCGCTGACCGCCCGCTGGGAGGACTCCTACCCGCGCTACGACGTCCATGTCCGCGAGCTGTTCGCCGAAGACCCGCTCGCGTACACGAGCGTATGGCGCGCGTTGCTCGACATCGACCTCGCCGGAGCGGTGCACGCCGACCGGCCCGTCGACGACCCCGTCCTGGCTCTGTTGGCCGATCCGCGAAGCGCGGTGCCCGTCGTGCGCGATCAGCTCTACGTACGCGTGGTCGACCTCGGACGCGCCCTGCGAGAACGCGGATACGCGGCCGAGGCCGACGTGGTGATCGAAGTCGCCGACACTGACTGCCCCTGGAACCAGGGGCGTTGGCGGCTGCGGACCGGCGTCGACGGCGGTGACTGCGCGCGCACCACCGCGGCCGCGGATCTGTCGCTGTCGGCCTGGGAACTGGGCGCCGTCTATTTGGGAGGTACGTCCCTCAAGCAGCTCGCCGCGGCCGGTCGCGTCACGGAGCACCGCGCCGGCGCGGTGGCCGCGACCACACACGCCTTTCATCACGATCCCGCACCGTTCTGCCCGATGCTCTTCTGA